In Nitrospirota bacterium, the following are encoded in one genomic region:
- the rny gene encoding ribonuclease Y: MLTTVVIYGIVALLGALVGIGVAAALRRKALAASRSQAEEQARQVLQGAEREAENLVKEAKLEAKGLLFQAKAELEKEEKEKRSELASQEKRLLSREENLDRKTATVDKREAEIQKREQALAKRDEAIAAKEAACDRAVKEHREALERVAGMTVEEAKRQLLSEIESEARLEAAGAAKRIIDEAKENAEREAREIIARSIQRVTRDYVSEATISVVPLPNDGMKGRIIGREGRNIRAIEAATGIDLIIDETPEAVIVSGFDPLRREIAKVSLERLMQDGRIHPTRIEEIVEKVKTDLDKLMVEEAEKVIFEVGLADFHPELVKVLGKLKYRTSYGQNNLYHAREAAYICGTMAAELGLDVKLAKRGALLHDIGKAVSHEEEGPHAMLGAEIAKRYGESPKVVNAIAAHHEQVEPICPETVLVAAAEALSAARPGARREALESYVKRLEKLESLATGFKGVQKAYAIQAGREIRVIVRQDEISDADSALMSRELAKKIEQELTYPGQIKVTVIRESRYVDYAK; the protein is encoded by the coding sequence ATTCTAACGACCGTTGTCATCTACGGGATCGTCGCGCTCCTGGGCGCGCTCGTGGGGATCGGAGTCGCCGCCGCGCTCCGGAGGAAGGCCTTGGCCGCCAGCCGGAGCCAGGCCGAAGAGCAGGCGCGACAGGTTCTCCAGGGAGCGGAACGGGAGGCGGAGAATCTCGTCAAGGAAGCCAAGCTGGAAGCCAAGGGTCTGCTGTTTCAGGCCAAGGCCGAGCTTGAAAAGGAGGAGAAGGAGAAGCGGTCGGAGCTTGCCTCGCAGGAGAAGCGGCTGCTCTCCCGCGAGGAAAATCTGGACCGCAAGACCGCCACCGTCGACAAGCGCGAAGCCGAGATACAGAAACGCGAGCAGGCCTTGGCGAAGCGCGACGAGGCGATTGCCGCCAAGGAGGCCGCCTGCGATCGGGCTGTCAAGGAGCATCGGGAGGCGCTGGAGCGGGTCGCCGGCATGACGGTCGAGGAGGCCAAGCGCCAGCTGTTGAGCGAAATCGAGAGCGAGGCGCGGCTCGAGGCGGCCGGCGCTGCCAAGCGCATCATTGACGAGGCGAAGGAGAATGCGGAGCGGGAGGCGCGGGAGATCATCGCCCGGTCCATCCAGCGGGTGACGCGAGATTACGTCTCCGAGGCGACCATCTCGGTCGTGCCGCTTCCCAACGACGGGATGAAGGGCCGCATCATCGGGCGGGAGGGGCGCAACATCCGGGCGATCGAAGCGGCCACGGGGATCGACCTGATCATCGACGAGACGCCGGAGGCGGTCATCGTGTCCGGATTCGATCCCCTGCGCCGGGAGATCGCCAAGGTCTCGCTGGAGCGGCTGATGCAGGACGGCCGGATCCACCCGACCCGCATCGAGGAGATCGTCGAAAAGGTCAAGACCGACCTCGACAAGCTGATGGTGGAAGAGGCGGAGAAGGTCATCTTCGAGGTGGGGCTCGCGGATTTCCATCCCGAGCTGGTCAAGGTGCTGGGCAAGCTGAAATACCGGACCAGCTACGGGCAGAACAACCTCTACCACGCCCGTGAGGCCGCGTACATCTGCGGGACCATGGCGGCCGAGCTGGGCCTGGACGTGAAGCTGGCCAAGCGGGGTGCGCTGCTGCACGACATCGGGAAGGCGGTCAGCCACGAGGAGGAGGGGCCCCACGCGATGCTGGGCGCGGAGATCGCCAAGCGCTACGGGGAGTCGCCGAAAGTCGTGAACGCCATCGCCGCCCACCACGAGCAGGTCGAGCCGATCTGTCCGGAAACCGTGCTGGTGGCGGCGGCGGAAGCCTTGTCGGCGGCCAGGCCCGGGGCCAGGCGAGAGGCGCTCGAGTCGTACGTCAAGCGGCTGGAAAAGCTGGAGTCCCTGGCGACCGGGTTCAAGGGGGTGCAGAAGGCCTACGCGATCCAGGCGGGCCGGGAGATCCGCGTCATCGTCCGGCAGGACGAGATCAGCGACGCCGATTCGGCGCTGATGTCCCGGGAATTGGCCAAGAAGATCGAGCAGGAGCTGACCTACCCGGGCCAGATCAAGGTGACCGTCATCCGCGAGAGCCGGTACGTGGATTACGCGAAGTGA
- a CDS encoding cell division protein ZapA, producing the protein MRTSQVEIYGQRYVIRGDADEEYIRRVAAHVDEQMRSLASGMKTATPVKLAVLTAINIAHQLFQAEQIRQQEGAAVERRALSLLESIDEQLEPAHRR; encoded by the coding sequence TTGAGGACCTCACAGGTGGAGATCTACGGCCAGCGGTATGTGATCCGAGGGGACGCGGACGAAGAGTACATCAGACGGGTGGCGGCTCACGTGGACGAGCAGATGCGCAGCCTCGCCAGCGGCATGAAGACCGCGACCCCCGTCAAGCTGGCCGTGCTGACCGCCATCAACATCGCGCATCAGCTGTTTCAGGCCGAGCAGATCCGCCAACAGGAGGGGGCGGCGGTCGAGCGACGCGCCCTGAGCCTGCTGGAATCCATCGACGAGCAGTTGGAGCCGGCTCACCGCCGCTGA
- the zapB gene encoding cell division protein ZapB, translating to MALDKMDALEARVRSLVELVQSLKRANTALEGELRSARQQLLKQEESNRRWEDERDDIRSRIEKVLGELDVLECMEQSKEVAS from the coding sequence ATGGCACTGGATAAGATGGATGCCCTGGAGGCCCGGGTGCGGAGCCTGGTCGAGCTGGTTCAATCGCTCAAACGCGCCAACACTGCGTTAGAGGGAGAGCTGCGGTCGGCACGACAGCAGCTCCTCAAGCAGGAGGAATCGAACCGACGGTGGGAAGACGAGCGGGACGATATCCGCTCGCGGATCGAAAAGGTGTTGGGCGAGCTGGACGTCTTGGAGTGCATGGAGCAATCCAAGGAGGTGGCGTCTTGA